In Oncorhynchus keta strain PuntledgeMale-10-30-2019 chromosome 19, Oket_V2, whole genome shotgun sequence, a single genomic region encodes these proteins:
- the LOC118398069 gene encoding tropomyosin alpha-3 chain isoform X3, which translates to MEAVKKKMLMLKLDKENALDAAEQADTDKKAAEERSKQHEDELLQMQKKLKGTEDELDKYSEALKDAQEKLEVADKKAADAEAEVASLNRRIQLVEEELDRAQERLATALQKLEEAEKAADESERGMKVIENRALKDEEKMELQEIQLKEAKHIAEEADRKYEEVARKLLIIEGDHERTEERAELAEAKARALEEELRGFDQSLKSLQASEDQYSQKEDKYEEEIKILTDKLKEAETRAEFAERSVAKLEKTIDDLEDELYAQKLKYKAISEELDHALNDMTSI; encoded by the exons atggaggCAGTCAAGAAGAAGATGCTTATGTTGAAGCTGGATAAGGAGAACGCTCTGGACGCGGCAGAACAAGCCGATACTGACAAGAAGGCAGCCGAGGAGAGGAGCAAGCAG cacgAGGATGAGTTGCTGCAGATGCAGAAGAAGCTGAAGGGAACTGAGGATGAGCTGGACAAATACTCTGAGGCCTTGAAGGATGCCCAGGAGAAATTGGAGGTTGCGGACAAGAAGGCCGCAGAT GCTGAGGCTGAAGTTGCTTCCCTGAACAGGCGTATCCAGCTGGTTGAGGAGGAGTTGGACAGGGCCCAGGAGAGACTGGCGACTGCTCTGCAGAAACTGGAGGAGGCCGAGAAGGCTGCAGACGAAAGTGAGAG GGGCATGAAGGTGATTGAGAACAGGGCCCTGAAGGATGAGGAGAAGATGGAGCTACAGGAGATCCAGCTGAAAGAGGCCAAGCACATTGCTGAGGAGGCTGATCGCAAGTACGAGGAG GTGGCTCGTAAGCTGCTGATCATCGAGGGGGATCACGAGCGcacagaggagagggcagagcttGCTGAGGC CAAAGCCAGGGCCCtggaggaggagctgaggggTTTCGACCAATCGCTGAAGTCCCTGCAGGCCTCTGAAGACCAG TACTCCCAGAAGGAGGACAAGTATGAGGAAGAGATCAAGATCCTGACTGACAAGCTCAAAGAG GCTGAGACTCGTGCTGAGTTTGCTGAGAGGTCTGTGGCCAAGCTGGAAAAGACCATCGATGATCTGGAAG ATGAGCTATATGCACAGAAACTCAAGTACAAGGCCATTAGTGAGGAGTTGGACCATGCCCTCAATGACATGACCTCCAT ATAA
- the LOC118398069 gene encoding tropomyosin alpha-3 chain isoform X7, whose translation MSGNNSIDAVKRKIKVLQQQADEAEERAELLQRQVEVEKTSREQAEAEVASLNRRIQLVEEELDRAQERLATALQKLEEAEKAADESERGMKVIENRALKDEEKMELQEIQLKEAKHIAEEADRKYEEVARKLLIIEGDHERTEERAELAEAKARALEEELRGFDQSLKSLQASEDQYSQKEDKYEEEIKILTDKLKEAETRAEFAERSVAKLEKTIDDLEDELYAQKLKYKAISEELDHALNDMTSI comes from the exons ATGTCTGGAAACAACAGTATCGACGCAGTTAAGCGAAAGATCAAAGTTTTACAGCAACAGGCAGATGAAGCCGAAGAGCGAGCTGAACTTCTTCAGAGACAGGTCGAGGTGGAGAAAACATCAAGAGAACAG GCTGAGGCTGAAGTTGCTTCCCTGAACAGGCGTATCCAGCTGGTTGAGGAGGAGTTGGACAGGGCCCAGGAGAGACTGGCGACTGCTCTGCAGAAACTGGAGGAGGCCGAGAAGGCTGCAGACGAAAGTGAGAG GGGCATGAAGGTGATTGAGAACAGGGCCCTGAAGGATGAGGAGAAGATGGAGCTACAGGAGATCCAGCTGAAAGAGGCCAAGCACATTGCTGAGGAGGCTGATCGCAAGTACGAGGAG GTGGCTCGTAAGCTGCTGATCATCGAGGGGGATCACGAGCGcacagaggagagggcagagcttGCTGAGGC CAAAGCCAGGGCCCtggaggaggagctgaggggTTTCGACCAATCGCTGAAGTCCCTGCAGGCCTCTGAAGACCAG TACTCCCAGAAGGAGGACAAGTATGAGGAAGAGATCAAGATCCTGACTGACAAGCTCAAAGAG GCTGAGACTCGTGCTGAGTTTGCTGAGAGGTCTGTGGCCAAGCTGGAAAAGACCATCGATGATCTGGAAG ATGAGCTATATGCACAGAAACTCAAGTACAAGGCCATTAGTGAGGAGTTGGACCATGCCCTCAATGACATGACCTCCAT ATAA
- the LOC118398069 gene encoding tropomyosin alpha-3 chain isoform X1 has product MEAVKKKMLMLKLDKENALDAAEQADTDKKAAEERSKQHEDELLQMQKKLKGTEDELDKYSEALKDAQEKLEVADKKAADAEAEVASLNRRIQLVEEELDRAQERLATALQKLEEAEKAADESERGMKVIENRALKDEEKMELQEIQLKEAKHIAEEADRKYEEVARKLLIIEGDHERTEERAELAEAKCAELEEELKNVTNNLKSLEAQAEKYSQKEDKYEEEIKILTDKLKEAETRAEFAERSVAKLEKTIDDLEDELYAQKLKYKAISEELDHALNDMTSI; this is encoded by the exons atggaggCAGTCAAGAAGAAGATGCTTATGTTGAAGCTGGATAAGGAGAACGCTCTGGACGCGGCAGAACAAGCCGATACTGACAAGAAGGCAGCCGAGGAGAGGAGCAAGCAG cacgAGGATGAGTTGCTGCAGATGCAGAAGAAGCTGAAGGGAACTGAGGATGAGCTGGACAAATACTCTGAGGCCTTGAAGGATGCCCAGGAGAAATTGGAGGTTGCGGACAAGAAGGCCGCAGAT GCTGAGGCTGAAGTTGCTTCCCTGAACAGGCGTATCCAGCTGGTTGAGGAGGAGTTGGACAGGGCCCAGGAGAGACTGGCGACTGCTCTGCAGAAACTGGAGGAGGCCGAGAAGGCTGCAGACGAAAGTGAGAG GGGCATGAAGGTGATTGAGAACAGGGCCCTGAAGGATGAGGAGAAGATGGAGCTACAGGAGATCCAGCTGAAAGAGGCCAAGCACATTGCTGAGGAGGCTGATCGCAAGTACGAGGAG GTGGCTCGTAAGCTGCTGATCATCGAGGGGGATCACGAGCGcacagaggagagggcagagcttGCTGAGGC TAAATGtgctgaactggaggaggagctgaaaaacGTCACCAATAACCTTAAGTCCCTGGAGGCCCAGGCAGAGAAG TACTCCCAGAAGGAGGACAAGTATGAGGAAGAGATCAAGATCCTGACTGACAAGCTCAAAGAG GCTGAGACTCGTGCTGAGTTTGCTGAGAGGTCTGTGGCCAAGCTGGAAAAGACCATCGATGATCTGGAAG ATGAGCTATATGCACAGAAACTCAAGTACAAGGCCATTAGTGAGGAGTTGGACCATGCCCTCAATGACATGACCTCCAT ATAA
- the LOC118398069 gene encoding tropomyosin alpha-3 chain isoform X8, whose translation MSGNNSIDAVKRKIKVLQQQADEAEERAELLQRQVEVEKTSREQAEAEVASLNRRIQLVEEELDRAQERLATALQKLEEAEKAADESERGMKVIENRALKDEEKMELQEIQLKEAKHIAEEADRKYEEVARKLLIIEGDHERTEERAELAEAKARALEEELRGFDQSLKSLQASEDQYSQKEDKYEEEIKILTDKLKEAETRAEFAERSVAKLEKTIDDLEERLANAKEENLKIHATLDQTMQDLNSF comes from the exons ATGTCTGGAAACAACAGTATCGACGCAGTTAAGCGAAAGATCAAAGTTTTACAGCAACAGGCAGATGAAGCCGAAGAGCGAGCTGAACTTCTTCAGAGACAGGTCGAGGTGGAGAAAACATCAAGAGAACAG GCTGAGGCTGAAGTTGCTTCCCTGAACAGGCGTATCCAGCTGGTTGAGGAGGAGTTGGACAGGGCCCAGGAGAGACTGGCGACTGCTCTGCAGAAACTGGAGGAGGCCGAGAAGGCTGCAGACGAAAGTGAGAG GGGCATGAAGGTGATTGAGAACAGGGCCCTGAAGGATGAGGAGAAGATGGAGCTACAGGAGATCCAGCTGAAAGAGGCCAAGCACATTGCTGAGGAGGCTGATCGCAAGTACGAGGAG GTGGCTCGTAAGCTGCTGATCATCGAGGGGGATCACGAGCGcacagaggagagggcagagcttGCTGAGGC CAAAGCCAGGGCCCtggaggaggagctgaggggTTTCGACCAATCGCTGAAGTCCCTGCAGGCCTCTGAAGACCAG TACTCCCAGAAGGAGGACAAGTATGAGGAAGAGATCAAGATCCTGACTGACAAGCTCAAAGAG GCTGAGACTCGTGCTGAGTTTGCTGAGAGGTCTGTGGCCAAGCTGGAAAAGACCATCGATGATCTGGAAG AGAGACTGGCCAATGCCAAGGAGGAGAACCTCAAGATCCATGCCACCCTGGACCAGACCATGCAGGACCTCAACAGCTTCTGA
- the LOC118398069 gene encoding tropomyosin alpha-3 chain isoform X4, with amino-acid sequence MEAVKKKMLMLKLDKENALDAAEQADTDKKAAEERSKQHEDELLQMQKKLKGTEDELDKYSEALKDAQEKLEVADKKAADAEAEVASLNRRIQLVEEELDRAQERLATALQKLEEAEKAADESERGMKVIENRALKDEEKMELQEIQLKEAKHIAEEADRKYEEVARKLLIIEGDHERTEERAELAEAKARALEEELRGFDQSLKSLQASEDQYSQKEDKYEEEIKILTDKLKEAETRAEFAERSVAKLEKTIDDLEERLANAKEENLKIHATLDQTMQDLNSF; translated from the exons atggaggCAGTCAAGAAGAAGATGCTTATGTTGAAGCTGGATAAGGAGAACGCTCTGGACGCGGCAGAACAAGCCGATACTGACAAGAAGGCAGCCGAGGAGAGGAGCAAGCAG cacgAGGATGAGTTGCTGCAGATGCAGAAGAAGCTGAAGGGAACTGAGGATGAGCTGGACAAATACTCTGAGGCCTTGAAGGATGCCCAGGAGAAATTGGAGGTTGCGGACAAGAAGGCCGCAGAT GCTGAGGCTGAAGTTGCTTCCCTGAACAGGCGTATCCAGCTGGTTGAGGAGGAGTTGGACAGGGCCCAGGAGAGACTGGCGACTGCTCTGCAGAAACTGGAGGAGGCCGAGAAGGCTGCAGACGAAAGTGAGAG GGGCATGAAGGTGATTGAGAACAGGGCCCTGAAGGATGAGGAGAAGATGGAGCTACAGGAGATCCAGCTGAAAGAGGCCAAGCACATTGCTGAGGAGGCTGATCGCAAGTACGAGGAG GTGGCTCGTAAGCTGCTGATCATCGAGGGGGATCACGAGCGcacagaggagagggcagagcttGCTGAGGC CAAAGCCAGGGCCCtggaggaggagctgaggggTTTCGACCAATCGCTGAAGTCCCTGCAGGCCTCTGAAGACCAG TACTCCCAGAAGGAGGACAAGTATGAGGAAGAGATCAAGATCCTGACTGACAAGCTCAAAGAG GCTGAGACTCGTGCTGAGTTTGCTGAGAGGTCTGTGGCCAAGCTGGAAAAGACCATCGATGATCTGGAAG AGAGACTGGCCAATGCCAAGGAGGAGAACCTCAAGATCCATGCCACCCTGGACCAGACCATGCAGGACCTCAACAGCTTCTGA
- the LOC118398069 gene encoding tropomyosin alpha-3 chain isoform X2, producing MEAVKKKMLMLKLDKENALDAAEQADTDKKAAEERSKQHEDELLQMQKKLKGTEDELDKYSEALKDAQEKLEVADKKAADAEAEVASLNRRIQLVEEELDRAQERLATALQKLEEAEKAADESERGMKVIENRALKDEEKMELQEIQLKEAKHIAEEADRKYEEVARKLLIIEGDHERTEERAELAEAKCAELEEELKNVTNNLKSLEAQAEKYSQKEDKYEEEIKILTDKLKEAETRAEFAERSVAKLEKTIDDLEERLANAKEENLKIHATLDQTMQDLNSF from the exons atggaggCAGTCAAGAAGAAGATGCTTATGTTGAAGCTGGATAAGGAGAACGCTCTGGACGCGGCAGAACAAGCCGATACTGACAAGAAGGCAGCCGAGGAGAGGAGCAAGCAG cacgAGGATGAGTTGCTGCAGATGCAGAAGAAGCTGAAGGGAACTGAGGATGAGCTGGACAAATACTCTGAGGCCTTGAAGGATGCCCAGGAGAAATTGGAGGTTGCGGACAAGAAGGCCGCAGAT GCTGAGGCTGAAGTTGCTTCCCTGAACAGGCGTATCCAGCTGGTTGAGGAGGAGTTGGACAGGGCCCAGGAGAGACTGGCGACTGCTCTGCAGAAACTGGAGGAGGCCGAGAAGGCTGCAGACGAAAGTGAGAG GGGCATGAAGGTGATTGAGAACAGGGCCCTGAAGGATGAGGAGAAGATGGAGCTACAGGAGATCCAGCTGAAAGAGGCCAAGCACATTGCTGAGGAGGCTGATCGCAAGTACGAGGAG GTGGCTCGTAAGCTGCTGATCATCGAGGGGGATCACGAGCGcacagaggagagggcagagcttGCTGAGGC TAAATGtgctgaactggaggaggagctgaaaaacGTCACCAATAACCTTAAGTCCCTGGAGGCCCAGGCAGAGAAG TACTCCCAGAAGGAGGACAAGTATGAGGAAGAGATCAAGATCCTGACTGACAAGCTCAAAGAG GCTGAGACTCGTGCTGAGTTTGCTGAGAGGTCTGTGGCCAAGCTGGAAAAGACCATCGATGATCTGGAAG AGAGACTGGCCAATGCCAAGGAGGAGAACCTCAAGATCCATGCCACCCTGGACCAGACCATGCAGGACCTCAACAGCTTCTGA
- the LOC118398069 gene encoding tropomyosin alpha-4 chain isoform X6, which yields MSGNNSIDAVKRKIKVLQQQADEAEERAELLQRQVEVEKTSREQAEAEVASLNRRIQLVEEELDRAQERLATALQKLEEAEKAADESERGMKVIENRALKDEEKMELQEIQLKEAKHIAEEADRKYEEVARKLLIIEGDHERTEERAELAEAKCAELEEELKNVTNNLKSLEAQAEKYSQKEDKYEEEIKILTDKLKEAETRAEFAERSVAKLEKTIDDLEERLANAKEENLKIHATLDQTMQDLNSF from the exons ATGTCTGGAAACAACAGTATCGACGCAGTTAAGCGAAAGATCAAAGTTTTACAGCAACAGGCAGATGAAGCCGAAGAGCGAGCTGAACTTCTTCAGAGACAGGTCGAGGTGGAGAAAACATCAAGAGAACAG GCTGAGGCTGAAGTTGCTTCCCTGAACAGGCGTATCCAGCTGGTTGAGGAGGAGTTGGACAGGGCCCAGGAGAGACTGGCGACTGCTCTGCAGAAACTGGAGGAGGCCGAGAAGGCTGCAGACGAAAGTGAGAG GGGCATGAAGGTGATTGAGAACAGGGCCCTGAAGGATGAGGAGAAGATGGAGCTACAGGAGATCCAGCTGAAAGAGGCCAAGCACATTGCTGAGGAGGCTGATCGCAAGTACGAGGAG GTGGCTCGTAAGCTGCTGATCATCGAGGGGGATCACGAGCGcacagaggagagggcagagcttGCTGAGGC TAAATGtgctgaactggaggaggagctgaaaaacGTCACCAATAACCTTAAGTCCCTGGAGGCCCAGGCAGAGAAG TACTCCCAGAAGGAGGACAAGTATGAGGAAGAGATCAAGATCCTGACTGACAAGCTCAAAGAG GCTGAGACTCGTGCTGAGTTTGCTGAGAGGTCTGTGGCCAAGCTGGAAAAGACCATCGATGATCTGGAAG AGAGACTGGCCAATGCCAAGGAGGAGAACCTCAAGATCCATGCCACCCTGGACCAGACCATGCAGGACCTCAACAGCTTCTGA
- the LOC118398069 gene encoding tropomyosin alpha-3 chain isoform X5, whose amino-acid sequence MSGNNSIDAVKRKIKVLQQQADEAEERAELLQRQVEVEKTSREQAEAEVASLNRRIQLVEEELDRAQERLATALQKLEEAEKAADESERGMKVIENRALKDEEKMELQEIQLKEAKHIAEEADRKYEEVARKLLIIEGDHERTEERAELAEAKCAELEEELKNVTNNLKSLEAQAEKYSQKEDKYEEEIKILTDKLKEAETRAEFAERSVAKLEKTIDDLEDELYAQKLKYKAISEELDHALNDMTSI is encoded by the exons ATGTCTGGAAACAACAGTATCGACGCAGTTAAGCGAAAGATCAAAGTTTTACAGCAACAGGCAGATGAAGCCGAAGAGCGAGCTGAACTTCTTCAGAGACAGGTCGAGGTGGAGAAAACATCAAGAGAACAG GCTGAGGCTGAAGTTGCTTCCCTGAACAGGCGTATCCAGCTGGTTGAGGAGGAGTTGGACAGGGCCCAGGAGAGACTGGCGACTGCTCTGCAGAAACTGGAGGAGGCCGAGAAGGCTGCAGACGAAAGTGAGAG GGGCATGAAGGTGATTGAGAACAGGGCCCTGAAGGATGAGGAGAAGATGGAGCTACAGGAGATCCAGCTGAAAGAGGCCAAGCACATTGCTGAGGAGGCTGATCGCAAGTACGAGGAG GTGGCTCGTAAGCTGCTGATCATCGAGGGGGATCACGAGCGcacagaggagagggcagagcttGCTGAGGC TAAATGtgctgaactggaggaggagctgaaaaacGTCACCAATAACCTTAAGTCCCTGGAGGCCCAGGCAGAGAAG TACTCCCAGAAGGAGGACAAGTATGAGGAAGAGATCAAGATCCTGACTGACAAGCTCAAAGAG GCTGAGACTCGTGCTGAGTTTGCTGAGAGGTCTGTGGCCAAGCTGGAAAAGACCATCGATGATCTGGAAG ATGAGCTATATGCACAGAAACTCAAGTACAAGGCCATTAGTGAGGAGTTGGACCATGCCCTCAATGACATGACCTCCAT ATAA